The Streptomyces sp. A2-16 sequence CACCCCTTTGTGCCGCCCTTTGTGTCGTCCTTCGCCTAGCCCCTTTGCGTCGCCGTGCCTCGGCCGACCTAGTCCAGCCAGTGCTGACGGCCGGTGCCGATGAGCCGCATCTGACGCTCCGCCACCTGGCAGACGCGCTCCCGTTCCTCCGCGGGTGCCTCCAGGGCTTCCAGGAACAGGGAGGCCGTGATCAGCATCTGGTCCACGTAGAGATTGGCCAGCATCAGCAGGTCGTCGTCGCTCCAGCCGACGGACACCGGGTCCTTGGCCAGCTCGTCCTTCACCTCCTGCCCGAACCGGGCCAGTTGCTCCCGGATGGCCTCCCGGACCGGCTGGACCCCGCCATGTCGCTCCCGGGCGATGAAACGGACGTGGGCGGGGTACGCGTCCACATGGCCGGCGATCAACTCGACCGCGCGCTGGATGCGTTGAGTGTGGTCGTCGGACGTGGACACCGTCGTCCGGATCATCGGGTGCAGGCTGCCCAGCGCCTCCTCGACCAGGGCCACACCGAGATCCGCGGTGGAGCGGAAGTGCCGGTAGAAGGCGGT is a genomic window containing:
- a CDS encoding TetR family transcriptional regulator; this translates as MSHTLGIRQAQKQKTRQALLDAALVLLEEQSLSSLGLREVTRAVGVAPTAFYRHFRSTADLGVALVEEALGSLHPMIRTTVSTSDDHTQRIQRAVELIAGHVDAYPAHVRFIARERHGGVQPVREAIREQLARFGQEVKDELAKDPVSVGWSDDDLLMLANLYVDQMLITASLFLEALEAPAEERERVCQVAERQMRLIGTGRQHWLD